A portion of the Deinococcus peraridilitoris DSM 19664 genome contains these proteins:
- the hisG gene encoding ATP phosphoribosyltransferase — MNGTDVKRADSPSASILTLALPKGRLFEQGVDLLARAGLRVHLPEKSRALRHRFVQEDGEVVLLELRNSDVPTYVDLGVADAGMVGKDVLMEAGRDVYEPLDLGFAPCRLSLIRERGATSPILRVASKYERLTAQFLRDRGLAAEVVKLSGNIELAALTGLADAVVDIVQTGSTLQANNLEEIETIMHSSARFVVNRTALKLKRERLRPLIDRLRDLVERTSTTG; from the coding sequence ATGAACGGCACCGACGTGAAGCGCGCGGATTCGCCGTCCGCCTCGATTCTGACCTTGGCCCTCCCCAAAGGACGCCTGTTCGAACAGGGCGTGGACCTGCTCGCGCGCGCCGGGCTGAGGGTGCATTTGCCCGAGAAAAGCCGTGCGCTGCGCCACCGTTTTGTTCAGGAAGACGGTGAGGTCGTGCTGCTCGAACTGCGCAATTCGGACGTACCGACGTACGTGGATCTGGGTGTCGCCGACGCCGGTATGGTCGGTAAGGACGTCCTGATGGAAGCCGGACGCGACGTGTACGAACCGCTCGATCTGGGCTTCGCACCCTGCCGCCTGTCCCTGATTCGTGAGCGCGGCGCGACCTCGCCTATTCTGAGGGTGGCGTCGAAGTACGAACGCCTGACAGCGCAGTTCCTGCGTGACCGGGGCCTCGCGGCCGAAGTGGTCAAGCTGAGCGGAAACATTGAACTGGCCGCCCTCACTGGCCTTGCGGACGCTGTGGTGGACATCGTTCAGACCGGCTCGACCTTGCAGGCCAACAACCTGGAGGAAATCGAGACGATCATGCATTCCAGCGCCCGCTTTGTGGTGAATCGCACGGCGCTCAAGCTGAAACGTGAGCGACTGAGGCCTTTGATCGACCGTCTTCGCGATCTGGTTGAGCGCACATCGACGACTGGTTGA
- a CDS encoding phosphotransferase enzyme family protein — MVDLSRPLLHDFARLFGVTRSSLHLVNSGINVVWRGEREGTTVYLRCGHEAHFGEAKVRGATSYLAHVFSRGAPVCEPFRSVNGEWFESRPSDQGRWYATLVREAPGRRLHPGQLDPAEVTAWGRAIGALHCASRDFAPPPDALIKRFSGMWTSEIEEALARSEPRLLPLYAELSAWAQSAPQEPFGVTHGDMRAGNAFWDGAQITIIDFDEPNWDRLAADLARPLLECSAGRCAALLPFLLAGYQEVCGVQGNVEQALPNLLRQRALIMFAWSAQEWHGPWTEPPAEVAEVDSSDTRAFQGWLLARLLSGDLARTPGADAMR; from the coding sequence ATGGTCGACCTTTCGCGTCCGCTGCTTCATGACTTCGCGCGACTCTTCGGGGTAACACGCTCCTCGCTGCACCTCGTGAACTCGGGTATCAACGTGGTCTGGCGCGGCGAGCGCGAAGGGACGACCGTGTACCTCAGGTGCGGCCACGAGGCACACTTCGGCGAAGCCAAAGTCCGGGGCGCCACGAGTTACCTCGCGCACGTGTTCAGCCGGGGCGCCCCCGTGTGCGAGCCATTCCGGTCGGTCAACGGCGAGTGGTTCGAGTCGCGCCCGTCGGACCAGGGCCGCTGGTACGCCACTCTGGTCCGTGAAGCACCTGGCAGGAGGCTTCATCCCGGGCAGCTGGACCCGGCTGAGGTTACGGCCTGGGGGCGTGCGATAGGAGCGCTGCACTGCGCTTCACGTGATTTCGCGCCTCCCCCTGACGCGCTGATCAAGCGATTTTCGGGCATGTGGACGAGCGAAATCGAGGAGGCACTCGCACGCTCCGAGCCGCGTCTGTTGCCACTGTACGCCGAGCTTTCCGCTTGGGCACAGTCAGCACCACAAGAACCTTTTGGAGTTACGCACGGCGACATGCGCGCCGGAAACGCCTTTTGGGATGGAGCGCAGATCACCATCATCGACTTCGACGAGCCCAACTGGGACCGACTGGCGGCCGATCTGGCGCGGCCGTTGCTGGAATGCAGCGCCGGGCGGTGCGCGGCGCTGCTTCCCTTTCTGCTGGCCGGTTACCAGGAAGTGTGCGGAGTGCAGGGCAACGTGGAACAGGCGCTGCCGAACCTGCTCCGGCAGCGCGCCCTGATCATGTTTGCCTGGTCGGCCCAGGAGTGGCATGGCCCGTGGACGGAGCCGCCTGCGGAAGTCGCAGAAGTCGATTCGTCGGACACTCGGGCGTTTCAAGGTTGGCTGCTCGCCCGGCTGTTGTCCGGTGACTTGGCAAGGACACCCGGCGCTGACGCTATGAGGTGA
- a CDS encoding SIS domain-containing protein has protein sequence MPDFSDALRALPHSVDGAPSREGPYGVLGLGEGALPAELLLSLIERRLTSSGTQFVLASADWEVAADDYANIAEASGATLVRLGEADIQKLDGLVPRSVLSTYAYAQRVAYACGQGEAAQEADRLMASLAERCVPEVGEGNPARELAWSLWNRTPLLLAPQGEGFLTWAWQVLLARIGKSLSLPVEHDPLYVLTGAFEARHEHGDGRVALLLGEEDQELGLAREVLESRVDEVIAVPYPEGSGGYAGSLALWYFGAWVGYYLAERYGQKPEDSKPLREVLASLDQPVDKELN, from the coding sequence ATGCCCGACTTTTCCGACGCACTGCGCGCCCTGCCTCATTCGGTGGACGGCGCTCCCTCCAGGGAAGGCCCGTATGGAGTGTTGGGGCTGGGTGAGGGCGCCCTGCCCGCCGAGCTGCTGCTCTCGCTCATCGAGCGGCGTCTCACCAGCAGTGGGACGCAGTTCGTGCTGGCCTCGGCGGATTGGGAAGTGGCCGCCGACGATTACGCCAACATCGCCGAGGCGAGCGGTGCCACCCTGGTCCGCCTGGGTGAAGCTGACATCCAGAAACTCGATGGTCTGGTGCCCCGCAGCGTGCTGTCTACGTACGCGTATGCCCAGCGGGTGGCGTACGCCTGCGGGCAAGGCGAGGCTGCCCAGGAAGCAGACCGTCTTATGGCCTCACTGGCCGAACGTTGCGTGCCAGAGGTAGGGGAGGGTAACCCGGCGCGTGAACTCGCCTGGAGCCTGTGGAACCGCACACCACTGTTGCTGGCCCCCCAGGGCGAAGGCTTTCTCACCTGGGCCTGGCAGGTGTTGCTCGCGCGCATCGGCAAGAGCCTGTCGCTGCCCGTCGAGCACGATCCCCTGTACGTATTGACGGGCGCCTTCGAAGCGAGGCACGAGCATGGGGATGGTCGTGTGGCGCTGCTCCTGGGCGAAGAAGACCAGGAACTTGGTTTGGCGCGCGAGGTGCTCGAAAGCCGCGTCGACGAGGTGATCGCGGTGCCTTACCCCGAGGGGTCGGGCGGGTACGCGGGCAGCCTCGCCCTGTGGTACTTCGGTGCCTGGGTGGGGTATTACCTCGCCGAGCGCTACGGCCAGAAGCCTGAAGACTCCAAGCCGCTGCGTGAGGTTTTGGCCAGCCTCGATCAACCAGTGGACAAAGAGCTGAACTGA
- a CDS encoding peptidylprolyl isomerase has translation MNQKLLVRVLLGVLALLLVAGMVVQFTGPGMSGLSLGAQRGTPALKVNGVTVTVEELERVRQGNQVLSMARDGALGEDFKTVIVDQKVREVLLSEAAGDVNVPRQEVNSQVQEIRTQNNLTKNSDWTERLSALGYTDSSFREQLRSRLAIEKKAKAIQDQAPKATEAEAKLYYDLNPGNFRSEERISARAIVVSDQKKAAELLSQIKGGADFAKLASENSLENKERGGALGAVENGRIRPVGRVALPNEASEAAFKLTSGGVTDVVKSGDKYYIVKVEQFVAPGTKPFAEAKNEALKAVENQKKNAAVERWLEGLEAKADVQVIDKSWDYYNPVVATVGDQKVQYSEVLSAMLSNPQFGQFIQQGGDQAATLVNGFFKPQVLTTIIESYGAESIVKELKLPLTGSRQELLAGLQAYGGRDAKVTDAEVRQAYEQQKAQLSTPARANVNEASFKDRQKALAFRESFVKSAGDFTQAAAKAGGTVNELGEVTAGDGKLGEVASKAVFDSGRLAPAGDGSVSDVVEANGRFSVIYVTDLVKASSQPFSAVEGQLREQVLTQKRAALGQEFVKQHLKKVKVENRLETVIKAVEKRAAQNTIKPPAAEEGNQTPDAATPQAAPSGQPEGETPNGTTQDK, from the coding sequence GTGAACCAGAAGCTTCTCGTACGCGTCCTGTTGGGCGTTTTGGCCCTACTGCTCGTCGCCGGTATGGTGGTGCAGTTCACCGGACCCGGCATGTCCGGCCTGAGTTTGGGCGCACAGCGCGGCACACCCGCCCTGAAAGTCAACGGCGTGACCGTCACGGTCGAGGAACTCGAACGGGTCCGGCAAGGCAATCAGGTGCTGTCCATGGCCCGTGACGGCGCACTCGGCGAGGATTTCAAGACCGTCATCGTCGATCAGAAAGTGCGCGAAGTGCTGCTCTCTGAAGCTGCGGGAGACGTGAACGTTCCGCGTCAGGAAGTCAACAGTCAGGTACAGGAAATCCGGACCCAGAACAACCTCACCAAGAACAGCGACTGGACCGAGCGCCTGTCCGCGCTGGGCTACACCGACTCCAGCTTCCGCGAGCAGCTGCGCTCACGACTGGCCATCGAGAAGAAGGCCAAGGCCATTCAGGACCAGGCGCCCAAGGCGACCGAAGCCGAAGCGAAGCTGTACTACGACCTGAACCCAGGTAACTTCCGCTCCGAGGAGCGTATCTCGGCCCGCGCCATCGTGGTCAGTGATCAGAAGAAGGCGGCAGAGCTGCTGTCTCAGATCAAGGGCGGTGCGGATTTCGCCAAGCTGGCTTCCGAAAACAGCCTGGAGAACAAGGAGCGCGGTGGTGCACTGGGCGCCGTGGAGAACGGCAGAATTCGTCCGGTGGGACGCGTAGCCCTGCCCAACGAGGCCTCGGAAGCCGCGTTCAAGTTGACCTCGGGCGGTGTGACCGACGTGGTCAAGTCGGGCGACAAGTACTACATCGTCAAGGTGGAACAATTCGTCGCGCCGGGCACCAAGCCTTTCGCCGAAGCGAAAAACGAAGCCCTCAAGGCCGTCGAGAACCAGAAGAAAAATGCTGCTGTCGAACGCTGGCTCGAGGGACTCGAAGCCAAAGCCGACGTGCAGGTCATCGACAAGAGCTGGGATTACTACAACCCGGTGGTGGCCACGGTCGGCGACCAGAAGGTGCAGTACTCCGAAGTGCTCTCGGCGATGCTGAGCAACCCGCAGTTCGGTCAGTTCATCCAGCAGGGCGGCGACCAGGCCGCGACCCTCGTCAACGGTTTCTTCAAGCCGCAGGTCCTCACGACCATCATCGAAAGCTACGGCGCCGAGTCGATCGTCAAGGAACTCAAGCTGCCCCTGACCGGCAGCCGTCAGGAACTGCTCGCCGGTTTGCAGGCCTACGGTGGACGGGACGCCAAGGTGACCGACGCCGAAGTGCGCCAGGCGTACGAGCAGCAAAAAGCGCAGTTGTCCACGCCAGCGCGCGCCAATGTCAACGAAGCCAGCTTCAAGGACCGCCAGAAAGCATTGGCCTTCCGCGAATCGTTCGTGAAGAGCGCCGGTGATTTCACCCAGGCCGCCGCCAAGGCTGGCGGAACGGTCAACGAACTCGGCGAGGTCACGGCCGGTGACGGCAAGCTGGGCGAAGTGGCCTCCAAAGCCGTGTTTGACTCGGGCCGTCTCGCTCCCGCCGGTGACGGCAGCGTCAGCGATGTGGTCGAGGCGAATGGACGTTTCAGCGTGATCTACGTGACCGACCTCGTCAAGGCCAGCAGCCAGCCCTTCAGCGCAGTCGAAGGTCAGCTGCGCGAGCAGGTACTGACTCAAAAGCGCGCCGCGCTGGGTCAGGAGTTCGTGAAGCAGCACCTCAAGAAGGTCAAGGTCGAGAACCGGCTGGAAACGGTCATCAAGGCCGTCGAGAAGCGCGCCGCGCAGAATACGATCAAGCCGCCCGCAGCCGAGGAAGGCAACCAGACGCCAGATGCGGCCACGCCGCAAGCGGCCCCCAGCGGCCAACCCGAAGGGGAAACCCCGAACGGAACCACACAGGACAAATAA
- a CDS encoding DUF4388 domain-containing protein, whose amino-acid sequence MLSGNLADFALLGVMQMLLSSNRTGCLHLEHARGGDIWIENGEVVHATALGKTGDEAISLISSLADGRFVFEQNVTTPERTIRLRREMLLGRMMQEGDAWAELLRAFPDWSRPLRFTGGWSDQTRVTRRQYLALSGIGKGHLAAIVSDSDLPPRELLELLLPFWQAGKIEYAA is encoded by the coding sequence ATGCTTTCGGGCAATCTGGCTGACTTCGCACTTCTCGGCGTGATGCAAATGCTGCTCAGCAGCAACCGCACAGGCTGTCTGCACCTCGAACACGCGCGCGGTGGCGACATCTGGATCGAAAACGGAGAGGTCGTACACGCGACTGCCCTCGGTAAGACAGGTGACGAGGCCATCAGCCTGATTTCCAGTCTGGCCGATGGCCGATTTGTCTTCGAACAGAATGTGACGACGCCCGAGCGCACCATCAGGCTGCGCCGCGAGATGCTGCTCGGACGCATGATGCAAGAAGGCGACGCCTGGGCCGAACTGCTGCGGGCCTTTCCGGACTGGTCCCGTCCGCTGCGCTTCACCGGCGGCTGGAGCGATCAGACCCGCGTTACGCGTCGCCAGTACCTCGCGCTCTCCGGCATCGGCAAGGGCCACCTGGCCGCCATCGTGAGCGACAGCGATCTGCCACCCCGAGAACTGCTGGAACTGCTCTTGCCGTTCTGGCAGGCTGGAAAAATCGAGTACGCCGCCTGA